CGTACCCTTCTGAATATGCCTTGGAATTCATCAAAACGGGCTCGAGATAATGAAACAAAACTTCTATTATTCAACCTTTCGCCTGTACGTTGTTATCCAAGGACGCCAAAATTTTTAAAAAGAATGTCAAATGCAGTTTCGCTACGAACCAACCTTACATATATAAACCTacgttactccgacacttcacttagaTGTTGTATCACGTATCCAACACCTACTTGTCCGATACCGACACGACAGTTCGACACTTCATTTTAggccaaaaaattgaaaatttgcaCAAAATAGCCGTATCCGACACtcgacacgtgtcggacacgacacACGTGTCAGAGAGTCGGGGTACCACAGAATTATAAACACACAAAAAATGGATTTAACTCGTATACATTTCGTTTGTTTCACTATGCAACTCGACTTTCAGAAAGGACAAATCCATGTTTAATCGTCCCACTCTTCCCAACCATCTCTTTTGAGAGTTCTGGAAGTCAAGCCATTTGCAGAAACGCTATGCCCAGGCGATTTAACAGCCTTTTCCTCATCCCAGTCATCGTCCCAAACCTCATCCCAACCATCTGCTGTGTCTCCATCAGCAGCTGACTCAGGCATACTCATTTCGAGTTCTTGGTAACGAACCTCATTGGTTCTTGTCCTTTTACTGAACCAACAGCATGCACAAACCCCTACAGCTACCAAAGTAACAGATAACATCAAGTAGGCACCATACATGGGAGTCATGAATCTGGAATATGACTGAACCCATTTGAAATAGTTGCCTTGAAATGTAGGAGCTCCTACATCTAAGTGTAGTACACAATAGCCGTTTCCAGCGTTCAGCTTGATCTCATTGCCTCCAACTTTAGCAAGTGAAATATTGACCTAAACATACAGAAACAAGGAGCAAACTTATTAAATTAGTATTTGTGAATAGTAATTTGCTTTTGTATAGGGAATCAAATCACAATGGCAGTTTTAATGCTCAAACTTAGGTCATAACTCATAAGTACCATCCCGCAACATCTTTACCAACTAGGTAGCTGACATTTGCATTACCAGGACAACATCACTGTGCCTTAATGGCGGGTTGAGGATGGTCAGATGTATACAACCTTTTAACCTAGTGCTGAAATACATGGGGTTATTTTTGGATGATTTAAAGAGATGTAACATACTCCATAGAACCACATGGTAACATTTAAGCAACTGCAGTTAGACATGTAATAGTATATGAGACGGAAAGAAGTGAATTCCAAGTTCCAAGCCTTTAATGTGCCATCATATATTCATATGCCTCCTAACTTGCACTAATAGCATACTAATCATCTGAGCAGGACTGCAAAAGCTGCACCATAATCTACTCTATAGAAAAATGAACTTAAAATCTATTGACAATTTTTACAAAGTCATCATGTTTGAAAAATATTTTGAAGTGCTACTCAATGGTTCCCCAATTATGTACATGTTAGCCACAGATAGGCATACACAACCACAATTTGAAAAATAATTCAGAGGTGCTAATCAGTGGTTCCCGATTTTGTACATGTTAGCCATTAATAGCCTGACATAACCACATAATCCCAATGCCTTCTAGGCTCCCGCAAACTGTCGGGTAAAGGGGCTGAAGTCGGATGTACGCAACCTCACCTATGTGTTTACAATACAGAAGCTGCTGTTACCGGATGAACCATAGTGAAATTGTTGCAGTTGGAGAAGTGTCAGAGAATTCCACCATCCACCTTTAGAACTCCAAACTGAATTCTCATAACCAATATTGTATGAATTGCAGATTGAGACCCACTCACACTTATTCATTGAATGTGACATGTGAGTATAGCATTCTGATTAAGGAGGAGTTGGAACAGTGGACCAAGGTTAGATTATATGGTACTAATTACAGGAGATTGACAAAGTTACAAAGAAGATGCTGTAATTAGGAACAGCTATTGTTACTGGGTTTGGCTACAGCGTAATATATGCAGGGTAGAGGGCAGTTTGGCTACACCACTGTGGCTGGTAGAATCAAGCAGGAGGTAAGGAGCAGAGTCTATGTGAAGGTCAGCATGCCTATAGGGCTGACTGATAGAAGATGGCTGGATTGTTTAAATATAATTGTCTCGGAAAGCTTATTAAGATGGTTTTGTTGAATTGTAATGGCTATAAAAGCGTATGATGTAATATGAATGTTTAATCTTAATGGaaacttacatttcaccaaaaaaataaaaaaataaaaataaaaataaaaaaaaaaaggcagagggctctttttttctttctctttgctTTATCTTTTTTGTTTCCCATTTTACCAATGTCACACTTAAATAATCAACTGAAACAACAATAAACTTAAACTTGACAAATAAATCGATTCATTGGGTGAATCTCACCAATTCTTTGTATCTGTAAAATACATACACAGTTTACAAATGACAATAAAAATATCCAATTATGAACACTTAGTGAATTACTATCAACACTAGCACAATGCTTCCATTCTCCAATGCATTTGGTGAACAAGTACAAACCATGAATTATGTTTTCTTGCGTTTGACACAGTGACACAGCTAATTCATGAAACATTTTCAAGTTTTTGGCTTAAATTGAAAGGTCATGTGATGTTTGACTGCATGGCAACACGGATAAGTGAGATAAATAGAAGAGTCGAAGTAACAAAGCTTTATCTAGTACATATATCAGCAGATTATAGAAACCGTTACCTGCTCAGTCTGTAGCTTCGTGATTTCGGTCGGCTGTTGCTCATTCCCAGATGAAGAAAATGAGAGATGGACTTTCAAGTTGTTTTCTCCATTGTTCTGGATGAGCAAAACAACTGCCTTTGACACTGCATCAAGTCACACAGAGTAGAATGAGAACATATTTAACCTTCTAATCGAAGATAATTGAAACTACTAATAGCAAATATAAAACAGTCACCATATTTCTCCTGTTTATTCTAATCTCTGCCAGTTACAATAGTTCCCTTTGATATAAACAACCTTCTACTGTTTTTTATTCTTTCTGAAACATATATAAAACCTGTTACTAATTTCCTTGATAAGTAAAAGAGGATATACATAGAAATGAAAGCGAAAGTGTGCCACCAATGTACAGAGGGTGATGTCCCCATACAGAACGAATACCAACTGTCCAAACGGGTGATATATTGTTATATACAGCATTACAGCCTTATAGGCTCAACCTCTATTTGATTAGATAAATTCATAGTTACCAATTACTACTAAATTGTAATGCTGATTCCAAAACTTCACATTCAAAGATTAGTGCCAGAAATTTATAGCTTGCAACAACAAGTGTTTTACGGGTTGTTAAATATGTTAACAGAGTAATCTGCAATTTCAGATCAGGCTCACACAGTAACAAGAAGATACCTAGAAGGCTAGAAGTATTTAGTACCCTTTTGGGTCCTAATAAAGAAGGTTCAGGGCTCGCTTGGGATAGGGATAATTATTACTGGAGTAAtggaaattaaataaactaaaaaatGGAGGAAGGTGATGGTGGCTGGAGATAGAAATGGGGGAAGATCGTGGAATAGTCCCTCGATTAAGGAAGTAATAGACTAATAGTTACCCAGCTCCCCCCTAAGTAATAATGtattacctccatatggaggtaataattcctccctcaccttctctttccaccctccacaaccaccactaACCACCAATCTCCTTTCATTTCTTCCTGTTTTAGCCCCCATTACTCCAGCAATAGTTACCCCCATAGCAATCCCTCAAACATAAGCATCACTCGTACACGTTCTGCCAAGTAAGCGTGCCTTTTAACTTCATTAGCCTTGACGAATTGACGACTAGATACATCATCTACTCTACAATATCACCTACTAGCTTAACAAAGAAACGATAAAATTTCCAAGTTCTAGCCACCCAGAATCCCACACAACAACGGAAGACACAAAGAActaccaaaactgttaaatgcaACCTTTCATCGACTTCTCCTCCATGACTCATGCTCCAAAAAGACAGATGCAAGCATCAATTATTCGACATTAATGAAATAAACATTACTCACTAACTACTGCATTATCTGCATGCAACCAGCACCTAATGCTATGTcctatttttctcataaataaaCATTACTCACTAACTTGACTAAAAAACAACATAATGAAATTTAAACAAACCAAAACTACAGTAcatttgattaaataaaatacacCAGCGCATAGTTAAAAAAAAAGCATTGAAATTTACCATAGTCAATGCTCTTAACACAAGCTACCATAGACTTGTCATCGTGGCATATTCTCTCCTTCCCATCACAGCTTTCACTAGGTCTCTTCTCCactttctctttctccttcacttCTTCCTTAGGATTCTTATCATCTTCTTTCTCTTTATCCTTTGAAGTATCAATACTGTCCTCTTTAACCTCTTCCACAGGACTATTATCATGGTTATTAGTATCTATTGGCGGTTTGGCGAGCGGCCTAATTTTTTTCAATTGATCCTCCTTAGGGTTCCTCTCCACAGGAACTGAGGGTGGGCTAATTTGATTGTTCTCCACGGGAACTGAAGGTGGGGTTTGAATTGAAGGAACCTAAAACAAACCCAATATCAAATTTATTGCTAAATTCAGCTCTAAAGTTCCAAACTTTACAATCACAATCAAAtgcaccaccacaacaacaacaacaacaacaacaaaaacatcgCCCCAGTATCTCAATAGCTCCTGCAAATTGAGAGTTTAGGGGTTCATATGTATGCAACCTTACCCTTGTGATAGAAACACTCAGAGGCTGTTTCCAAACCCGAGATGAAAATTGCCTCAAAATGCACAAATTCACTAAAAATGAAAGAGAGACTTACTGTTACATTGGAATCTTTGTTGGCTGAAGATGAAGCTAATCTCCGAAAATTGAACAAGAATTCAGCATTTGTAACATGGGAAATGGTGAAACACACTAAGATTGTAGTCAAAATCGCAACTTTCTTGCCCATTTGAAAAGGGTGCAAAATTGTAAAGGCCCCAGCTTAAGTAATTTCAGAAGAATACTAGAAGCTGATGAGGAGAAGATCGCAATCCACAAGTTCAAACAACATCAAAGTTTGCCTGAAAGATGCAAACCCTATTGATGCAGAAAAAAAGTGGTTCTGTTGTGATCGTCTTATTTTTTTACGGTgtattccctttttttttttttgcttaggtttttttttttttttttttttttttttttttgttatgttcATTCATGGACATAATTTACTCAATTGTGGGCATGAATGACCATTATACCTTTATTATTTTTAATCCTCACAAATTAATCAATTCAACACCGTCCAGCAAACCACCAGCCTTCCCCCACCGCCGCCACCCCTGCACAACTAAACCACTAGACCACCCCGCCCACTCCTCTCCTGGAGCACCGTAACAGCTACACAACGATATTATCGGACCACCCCCTACACCGAACAACTTTTGCACCCGTCTTTGCACACGACATTAGCTATAACTAGTAGACAATTAATGCATAACCATGGTGGTCAAATGTACAATGCACTTTAATCAATGTCTTAATTTCTTTGATTGATCTCTTATTAACACGAATAAAACTAATCTCATGTGCAAAGATTTGTCAACGATTCAATTCGTGGGCTTTATTTCTAAATTGAAGGAAAATTCAAGTGCATTAGAGGCCAGCGTCCATAATTTCATCAACCCTAATTTGACTAATTTCATCAAAtccctagttcattagtttaAATTAATTTATTCTCCCTAATTTGATACTTCTATAGTATAGTTAATAAAATTAGTAGATTAGAATTATagtaatttgacggatttgatTAATTATGAGGAGGAAAATTAGAGAGAATTTGTTAGTTTGTGTTTCGGGGGAAGGGTTAAGGTATGGAAATTAATGACAAAAAGTCCATAGAAGAGCAATGTttgtccatgaatgagcaactacgtttTTCTTTTTTTGACAACGAGGTGTCTTTGTGCATATGTTTCCCGATGTAAAGAACCACGTGTCTTAAATAAATTAAGATCCTCTCAATTTTTTTTAGGATTAGGGTCCTTTTTATGGAGAGTCCTTTTACTCCCAATTTACCTTTTTTAAGGATATTTAATAGGAATACTCTATCCTATTATGGTCTTTCTCATATTACTCTATCCTATTAGGGTCTTTCTCATATTACTCTATCCTTAAGTTTAACTACGGATATAACGAACAATTACACACCCTCCCTTATAATAGAACAATTAGACAGGCAACCTGTTCCACCGGTTGGCCTTTGTTTAAAACTCTTTCCGACTCCTTTATTAAGTAAAAATCTTCTCTTTCCTTTTAATCTTCATCATGCCTTTACCTTTTCTCCTTCCTTCCATAGGACGCCATTGACGATCAACCTCATCATCGCTCATCGCCATTCATTAATGATCAAATCATCTTATTTAAGGAGCCCTAATTTCGCCCCTAATTAAATCAACAATGAAAGAGGTAAATCATTTTTACTGTTCTTATTtgttaaccctaattttttgtCTATGTTCGATTTATGTCTATGTTCAATTTTGAAAAGTTATGATGAATTTGATCTTTCGGTGTTGATATGTGCTATATAGCTGCGAAATTGAAGAATGAGCTAGAAAATAATGatttacacggtttttcgatcgTGTTTTAAGCTGTGTTCTTGTGTCGTTGGGTTTATTGCAGTGTGAACGTTGTGTGATTTGATTCCTGAAAGTTGGATTTTTCTGCATTTGTGAACGTTGTGATTAAGAAACTCAAGAATGTcttgtttattttaattaattttttaattaattacTGAAATGATCAACCATATCAATTAGGCAAATCCATGGCAAACTGTAACTTTGAAATTATGGCACGGTGGTTGCTTTAGAAAGGGTGATGAAGGTCTGATTTGCTTGGGTAGCACATTTAGGACTGTTGGTGTAGACCCAGATGAGCTGTGTTGGTTTACTTTACTTGAGGAAGCTGAAAAATGTTGTGGGTTTAAGAGGAATATTGATGCTATATTTTTCATGAACCCAACTAATGGATTGCAAAGGGCATTAGATGACACACATGCTCAGATTATGTGTAAGAGGGCTCTTGATGAGAGAGTTGTTGAATGCTTCATTGTACTTGGGGTTGATGTGGGTCAGTTAATGCAACTGATAGAGTGTTCTAATAGTCATAACTTAATGAAGTTGCCTGCTAAATTAACCCCTAGGAGAAACTTTGCTGCCAAAAATAACACAATTCCCTTGGAAAAAGAGGGACCACAATTGGCCCCTTCCATAGTTGAAAAGCCAGAACAAAGCATCTCAAAAAGCACAAAAAAATCTGCACCACAATTGTCCTCCACCACAGTTGCAAATGCATCTAAAAAAACCCCTAAAAAGGCATCTAAAAAAACCCAACCTGTGATAAGAACCTCTCCTAGAATAAGATCTAAACAAATTAGCCCTGAATCATCTTCATCAAAAACGATTCCATCTTCTACAAAAAACATTCTTTATCCCCAACTATCTTCTTCAAAAACAACCCCTACTGATTTGGAAATTCCTGAACCCTCAACTTCACAGATCAGTAGCCATATAACTCAATCATTGTATGACTACAATGACTTGACCATAGCAGATCTGCTTAATGAGTATGAGGaaaatgaggatgatgatgaggaccCTGGTTATGATCCTAAAGGTGGGTCAGATGTGGGATCAGATGATGAATGTGAATCAGAGGTGGAGTTAGTTGAGGAACATAATAATATTGATGATATATTGTCTTAGGGGGacttggatgatgatgatgagttaaAAGAGGCAAGGGTTAGTGAAGCAAAACGGGCAGCCCCGCGAAATATCCTTTtacccggttttggtccttcACCAAAATCGAGGTCCAACTTCAATTCCGTCCATATTCCGGCCTAAGACTCTTCTATGATGAGTGTAGAGCCTTCTTGCCTAGGATAATTAATCTTGAAAGGGTTTAAATCAGATGCAAAAGACAGCACCAAACCGAGTGGTCACAATGAATGCGGTTTTGGAGAAAGGTGCAAAACATCGCTTTCAAGCTTTCCTCTTTTGTCCAAGCAAGCTCTAAAGTACTTTGCTGCTGCCTTGGGTCCTATACTCAGTCTAAATGGTCCACAACCAGCTGCCAAGGAGTCCTTCTATGATAAATAAGATGGAGCATGCCAAAGGAAACTTGTACTTATGCAAACAACCATCTTTATGTACTTGTCTTTTAGCCTTTTAGTTTTCAGCTTTGTAAGGCCTTTTGAGCCGTTTCTCTTGGAGCATTAGGAGACTCTTTTGAGCCCTTAGATGCTACTTTAGATGAATGGCTAGGATTGCAACAAGGACTCTATTTAAGGAGCTCTTTTCTCattgtaaaaatcagatttgagtgaattaaaatatgagtttgaaactgaagttttcaatcatttttcttcttgcttagtgcagaaaacccctaattacttagtgtttgaggcggaattaactcttgcttcgtgatcttgagttTCATTCCAAGTcttaa
This sequence is a window from Silene latifolia isolate original U9 population unplaced genomic scaffold, ASM4854445v1 chrun_scaffold_16, whole genome shotgun sequence. Protein-coding genes within it:
- the LOC141637277 gene encoding uncharacterized protein LOC141637277 translates to MGKKVAILTTILVCFTISHVTNAEFLFNFRRLASSSANKDSNVTVPSIQTPPSVPVENNQISPPSVPVERNPKEDQLKKIRPLAKPPIDTNNHDNSPVEEVKEDSIDTSKDKEKEDDKNPKEEVKEKEKVEKRPSESCDGKERICHDDKSMVACVKSIDYVSKAVVLLIQNNGENNLKVHLSFSSSGNEQQPTEITKLQTEQVNISLAKVGGNEIKLNAGNGYCVLHLDVGAPTFQGNYFKWVQSYSRFMTPMYGAYLMLSVTLVAVGVCACCWFSKRTRTNEVRYQELEMSMPESAADGDTADGWDEVWDDDWDEEKAVKSPGHSVSANGLTSRTLKRDGWEEWDD